Proteins encoded in a region of the Vicia villosa cultivar HV-30 ecotype Madison, WI linkage group LG5, Vvil1.0, whole genome shotgun sequence genome:
- the LOC131606147 gene encoding non-specific lipid transfer protein GPI-anchored 30-like, giving the protein MKTKLNPLCLVTLIVLLTYVSSGSAQDNSCLNKLSPCLNYLNGTKNPPDSCCEPLKSLIKSDAACLCSLASNKGTRQAEEAGINVTEAQNLPGRCGQHVNPLSCLSNSGGSRNSDKNSATKLMNMSWFVMMISVVSTIVHMFLGSV; this is encoded by the exons ATGAAAACCAAATTGAACCCACTTTGCTTAGTTACACTTATTGTACTACTAACCTATGTCTCAAGTGGAAGTGCTCAAGATAACTCTTGCTTAAACAAGCTATCACCTTGCTTAAACTACCTCAATGGGACTAAAAACCCACCTGATAGTTGCTGTGAACCAttaaaatctttgattaaatCTGATGCAGCATGCTTATGTAGCTTGGCAAGTAACAAAGGTACAAGACAAGCTGAGGAAGCTGGTATTAATGTTACTGAGGCTCAGAATTTGCCTGGAAGATGTGGTCAACATGTTAATCCATTGTCTTGTCTCTCAA ATTCTGGTGGTTCTAGGAACTCAGATAAGAACTCGGCAACAAAGTTGATGAACATGTCTTGGTTTGTCATGATGATTTCAGTTGTGTCAACTATTGTACACATGTTCTTAGGATCGGTCTAG